From the Excalfactoria chinensis isolate bCotChi1 chromosome 1, bCotChi1.hap2, whole genome shotgun sequence genome, one window contains:
- the PKP2 gene encoding LOW QUALITY PROTEIN: plakophilin-2 (The sequence of the model RefSeq protein was modified relative to this genomic sequence to represent the inferred CDS: inserted 2 bases in 1 codon) has translation MCKPQEYLNVRVRCVNVQAFRTXSRSSASPRLHGPGAAAGCQTHGRIRGRLADTAPRRLKLGRAATPRPSPRRGEGTGGAGTVQEAGGRRRAAAVPGTCAAGGAGPGAALSAGCVPLRPLPSLGSSPNSGAEAAAQQVSERRGPGPVPPPSAPMAGRGPGGEQGYIRTVLGQQILGELDSSSLALPSEAGLKLSGGEEKALRIHRQVQQTLDRRSRGSLYNGSLHRSSSVPERVYNMGIIENDFSPRSQYGFSYYQSNQVASPSAYTNGWGTRIAYKEMDERALRQPLKRLEVSPQRGPERLAYVSNGFHYDRGFATGFSPRHGDYRRSNRTVPPRYAQSEIVGYTLRDPVSRGHSFKRHSQLRAINNTIPDGAPLSPRVSLYRRVGNSRSMTNLLEKENYVTSGSPMGQVRSPTASHFGFQNRQSLSWHQTVFRNTQTRRVTSQPASVTSVAAEPDGKRMTLTAAMAAAGRNGFVKSEQANINGSQLGSPEVEMTLERAVSILKSEKQSTPRILTAVTFIHHECFQKAEARIRVFSLGGIPKLIQLLDVQNEDIQRAVCGALRNLVFEDNDNKLEVSEQKGIPILLRLLRNTKDVETKKQITGLLWNLSSNDQLKHLLIKEALHTLTEAVLIPCSGWPDRDYPKSSVLPDPDIFYNATGCLRNMSSAGPEGRKKMRECDGLIDSLVYYIQGAIADHKPDDKATENCVCILHNLSYQLEVELPESYAQSIYIQRRNISTSDRTPGCFGTRSRKVKEKQQDTPLPEEKSNPRGVESLWHSTLIRIYLSLIAKSTRNYTQEASLGALQNLTAGTGPMPFAVAQTVVRKANGLPSIRTMLHVSHPAVKKTAVSLLRNLSRNTSLQNDIAREVLPDLVSILPDYVPGSDIASETTASVCYTLYNLTQSSSHSARLLLNSGGLSKIIAISMNDSNMFSKASKAASVLLYSLWAHTDLHNAYKKADFKKTDFVNTRTTKAYNSLKD, from the exons ATGTGTAAGCCACAGGAGTACTTAAATGTTAGGGTAAGATGTGTGAACGTACAGGCGTTTAGAAC TTCCCGTTCGTCAGCTTCTCCGCGGCTGCACGGCCCCGGAGCCGCTGCAGGCTGCCAAACTCACGGCCGAATCCGTGGGCGGCTGGCTGACACCGCTCCGCGCCGCTTAAAGCTGGGCCGGGCCGCCACGCCGCGTCCCTCACCCCGGCGAGGGGAGGGGACGGGAGGAGCGGGGACTGTGCAGGAGGCAGGCGGGAGGCGGAGGGCCGCGGCTGTGCCTGGCACCTGCGCGGCGGGCGGGGCAGGGCCTGGGGCGGCACTGAGCGCGGGGTGCGTCCCGCTCCGACCCCTCCCGTCCCTCGGCAGCAGTCCGAACTCCGGCGCGGAAGCGGCGGCGCAACAGGTCTCCGAgcggcgcggccccggccccgTGCCGCCACCGAGCGCACCCATGGCCGGCCGCGGCCCCGGCGGAGAGCAGGGCTACATCCGCACCGTGCTGGGCCAGCAGATCCTGGGCGAGCTGGACAGCTCCAGCCTGGCGCTGCCCTCCGAGGCCGGCCTCAAGCTGTCGGGCGGGGAGGAGAAGGCGCTTCGGATCCACCGGCAGGTCCAGCAGACGCTGGACAGGAGGAGCCGAGGCTCGCTGTACAACG GCAGTTTACATCGTTCTTCCAGTGTCCCAGAACGTGTCTATAACATGGGGATtattgaaaatgatttttcaccAAGATCTCAGTATGGTTTCTCATATTATCAGTCAAACCAG GTTGCATCACCATCCGCTTATACAAATGGCTGGGGGACGAGAATTGCTTACAAGGAAATGGATGAGAGAGCTCTAAGACAGCCTCTGAAGAGATTAGAGGTTTCACCCCAGCGAGGTCCTGAAAGATTGGCATATGTGTCCAATGGTTTTCACTATGACAGAGGGTTTGCAACTGGATTCTCCCCAAGGCACGGAGATTATAGGAGATCCAACAGGACTGTCCCACCAAGATATGCTCAGTCTGAGATTGTTGGTTACACTCTTCGTGATCCAGTGAGCAGAGGACACTCTTTTAAAAGACACTCCCAGCTGAGGGCTATTAATAACACCATCCCTGATGGTGCCCCTCTTAGTCCCCGTGTATCTCTGTACCGTCGCGTAGGCAACAGTCGCAGTATGACCAACcttttagagaaagaaaactacGTGACTTCAGGCAGTCCGATGGGACAAGTGAGATCACCAACTGCTTCCCATTTTGGATTTCAGAACAGGCAATCTTTAAGCTGGCACCAAACTGtcttcagaaacacacagaCCAGGAGGGTAACTTCCCAGCCAGCTTCAGTAACCAGTGTTGCTGCAGAACCAGATGGGAAGAGGATGACACTGACAGCTGCtatggcagcagcagggagaaatgGTTTCGTGAAAAGTGAACAAGCCAACATCAATGGATCTCAGCTAGG GAGCCCAGAAGTGGAGATGACTCTAGAGCGTGCAGTGAGCATACTGAAGAGTGAAAAACAGTCAACACCTAGGATACTTACTGCAGTGACTTTCATACACCACGAATGCTTCCAGAAAGCAGAAGCCAGAATAAGA gTTTTCTCACTTGGTGGTATCCCCAAACTTATACAGCTTCTTGATGTTCAGAATGAGGATATTCAACGAGCAGTGTGTGGTGCTTTGAGAAACTTGGTGTTTGAAGACAATGACAACAAACTGGAAGTGTCCGAGCAGAAAGGGATTCCCATCTTGCTCCGTTTACTCCGAAACACCAAGGATGTAgaaactaaaaaacaaataacag GTTTGTTGTGGAATTTGTCTTCCAATGACCAGCTGAAGCACCTGTTGATTAAAGAAGCCCTGCATACCCTGACAGAAGCCGTTCTCATCCCTTGCTCTGGCTGGCCAGATCGAGATTACCCCAAGTCAAGTGTTTTACCCGACCCTGATATCTTCTATAATGCCACAGGATGCCTAAG AAACATGAGCTctgctggcccagaaggaaggaaaaagatgagAGAGTGTGACGGTTTGATTGATTCTCTTGTGTATTATATTCAAGGAGCTATTGCAGACCACAAGCCTGATGACAAG gCCACAGAAAATTGTGTGTGCATTCTGCACAATCTTTCCTACCAACTAGAGGTAGAACTTCCTGAAAGCTATGCCCAGAGCATCTAtatacaaagaagaaatatttctaccAGTGACAGAACACCAGGCTGTTTTGGAACACGGAGCAGAAAAGTGAAAGAG AAGCAGCAGGACACCCCGCTACCTGAGGAAAAGAGCAATCCCAGAGGTGTGGAATCACTCTGGCATTCCACACTGATTAGGATATATCTCTCCTTGATAGCAAAGAGTACCAGAAACTATACCCAGGAAGCATCCCTGGGAGCTCTTCAGAACCTCACAGCCGGCACTGGACCA ATGCCATTTGCAGTGGCCCAGACTGTTGTTCGGAAGGCAAATGGCCTTCCAAGCATTCGAACTATGCTGCACGTAAGCCACCCAGCAGTAAAGAAGACAGCAGTCTCACTGCTCAGGAACTTATCTCGCAACACCTCTCTGCAAAATGATATAG CTAGAGAAGTTTTGCCTGATTTGGTCTCAATACTTCCTGACTATGTCCCAGGGTCTGATATTGCCAGTGAAACCACAGCTTCAGTCTGCTACACCTTATACAATTTGACACAGAGCAGTTCTCACAGTGCACGGCTTCTCCTAAATTCTGGTGGCCTGTCAAAGATCATTGCCATCAGCATGAATGACAG TAACATGTTCAGCAAAGCTAGTAAGGCTGCTTCAGTCCTCCTCTACTCCTTGTGGGCACATACTGACCTCCACAATGCTTACAAAAAG